The DNA segment TTCGGGGTAGAGCAGGAGCGGGCCCGAGTAGATCTTGGACGGCAGCGCGAAGAGACGGCCCTGGAAGCGCGCTTCGACTCGTTCCTCGAGTTCCGCGGCCCAGTTTCGCAGCCAGAACGAGCCGGCGAGAACGGCGATCAGGGCGACGGCTCCCGCGATGGACAAGCGTTTCAACACGAGCAGAATCTAGCCCGCATTTCCCACCACGGTGCCAATACGGGCCAGCGCCCATTGCCCTCCCCAGACAGGCTCCCTTGCGACGGCGTTCCGGGGTGGGCATTCTCGGTGGAAGTGTCGGATTCCACTTCGAAACCAGCCTCCAAAACCTGGGGCGGCCGCTTCCAGAAAGCGAGCGATCCGCTCATGGAGCGGTTCTCGGCATCCGTGCATTTCGACGCCGAATTGTGGCGCCAGGACATCCGCGGCAGCGTCGCGCAGGCGGGCATGCTGGGTCGGCAGGGCATCATCTCGCGGGAAGAAGCCGAAACCCTGATCAAGGGACTGGAACAGATCCGCCTGGAACTCGAGGAGGGACGGCTCGAACTCGATCCCGCGCTGGAAGACATCCACACGAATCTGGAGCGACGCCTGACCGAGATCGTCGGCCCAGTCGCGGGCAAGCTGCACTCCGGTCGCAGCCGCAATGACCAGGTCGCCACCGATTTTGCACTCTGGATGCGGGAAAACGTGCTCGAGCTGCGCGGGGTTCTGGCCGATCTGCGCTCCGTACTCGTCGAACGCGCTAGCAACGAAATCGACATCGTCTTGCCGGGTTACACACATCTCCAGCGAGCACAGCCGGTGCGGCTCGCGCATCACTGGCTGGCGCACTTTGAAGCCCTGACCCGGGATGACGGTAGGCTGCGCGATGCCCGTGCGCGGATGAACCGATCTCCTCTGGGTTCGGGTGCGCTGGCCGGTAGCACCCTGCCCCTGGATCGCGAGGGAACCGCGGCGGAACTCGGCTTCGACGGTCCGGGACGCAACAGCCTCGACTCGATCGCGGCGCGAGACACCGCACTCGAACTGCTTTCCACGCTCGCCATCCTGATGATCCATCTCTCTCGCATCTGTGAAGAACTAGTGCTCTGGAACTCCTCGGAGTTCGGCTTCGTAGAAATGGACGATGCCTTTTCCACGGGTTCCAGCTTGATGCCGCAGAAGAAGAATCCCGATGCCGCCGAACTGGTGCGGGGGAAATCAGGCCGGGTGGTCGGCGATCTGGTGAGCTTGCTGGTCACCATGAAGGGACTGCCCATGTCCTACAACCGCGATCAGCAAGAAGACAAAGAACCGGTCTTCGACGCGGTTACGACAGCGCGTGATTGTCTGAAGATTCTGGCGGCGACGATGGAATCGATGCGCGTGAACCGCGAAACCATGGAACGGGCCGCCGCCGATCCGATGCTCCTGGCGACGGACCTGGCGGATTATCTGGTGGAAAAAGGCGTTCCCTTCCGCGAAGCCCATCATATCGTCGGCCAGATCGTGGTTCGCTCCACGGAAACCGGCACCCCTCTTTCCGAGTTGCGATCCGAAGCGTTGCAAGAGTTTCATCCTGCGCTCGACATGGATCCCGAGAATTTCTTCTCGGTCGGGCGTTCCCTCGACGCTCGCTCCGCCTTTGGCGGTCCCGCTCGGGAGCGAGTAGAGGCTGCAGTCGACGCGGCGCGAACCGAGATCGAGTTCGTGCGCTCTGAACTACGAGAGACGCGAAGTTGAGCGCGCGGGTCCGGTCCGGCTTTGCGGTCCTGCTGTTGCTGGCGCTTTCCGCCACTGGCTGCGGCCACTACGGTCCTCCGGTTCGAGCAGAAGGACATTCGGTCTCGACCCCCGCGGTCGAGCCTGCGGCAGAGACACTGGACCCGGATTGCAAAGACGAGGACAAGCCGTGAGTTCGGAACGGAAGATCCCGTTCGCGAAGATGCACGGCGCGGGCAATGACTTCGTCGTGATCAATTGTCTGGCCGGAGATCCGGTCGATGACTGGGAGACTTTTGCCCAACGCGTACTCGATCGACGCTTCGGTGTGGGCGGAGACCAGCTTCTGCTCGTACAGCCCTCTGACCGGGCCGATGCGTTCATGGGAATCCGCAACGCCGACGGAAGTGTGGCCGAAATGTGCGCCAACGGAATTCGCGCGTTCTTCAAGTACCTGCGCGACCGGAAGCTGATCGAGACCGATCGAGCGACGGTCGAAACCCTGGCGGGTGTGGTCACGCCGCGTTGGCTCGGCAATGACCTGATCGAGGTAGAGATGACCCCGCCGATCCTCGACCCGGCGCGGATTCCCACGACACTCGGGGGAGGAAATCCACTGGTCGACGTGCCGCTCGAGGTCGACGGTCAGACCCTGCGCGTTACTCCGGTTTCCATGGGCAATCCGCATTGCGTGGTGTTCGTCGACGATCCTGAGAAGGCTGCGGTCGAGTCCTTGGGACCCAAACTGGAAAATCACTCGGCATTTCCACAGCGCACGAACGTGGAGTTCGTGGCGGTGCGCTCCCGCGACGAACTCGAACAACGCACCTGGGAGCGCGGCGCGGGTGAAACTCTCGCCTGTGGCAGCGGCGCGTGCGCGACCTGCGTGGCTGGCGTACTTTCCGGACGTACGGCACGCGATGTGAAGATTCGACTGCGTGGCGGAGAGCTTCGCCTGCACTGGCCCGAAAACGATGGTCCCGTCTGGCTTACCGGCCCAGCGGCCCATGTTTTCGACGGGGAGTGGACACTCTGATGCGACTCGAAGGCACTTTCACGGCACTGATCACGCCCTTCCGCGGCGACGGTAGCATCGACCTCGACGAGCTGAGCACCCTGGTCGAATGGCAGATCGAATCCGGCATCGACGGTCTCGTGCCCTGCGGGAGTACCGGCGAATCCGCGACGCTTACTCCGGCCGAGCACGTCCAGGTAGTTCGGCACGTCATCCAGGTGGCAAACGGACGCGTGCCTGTGATTGCGGGAACCGGTTCGAACAACACCCGCGAAGCAGTGGAGTTCACGGCGGAAGCCAAA comes from the bacterium genome and includes:
- the argH gene encoding argininosuccinate lyase, which produces MERFSASVHFDAELWRQDIRGSVAQAGMLGRQGIISREEAETLIKGLEQIRLELEEGRLELDPALEDIHTNLERRLTEIVGPVAGKLHSGRSRNDQVATDFALWMRENVLELRGVLADLRSVLVERASNEIDIVLPGYTHLQRAQPVRLAHHWLAHFEALTRDDGRLRDARARMNRSPLGSGALAGSTLPLDREGTAAELGFDGPGRNSLDSIAARDTALELLSTLAILMIHLSRICEELVLWNSSEFGFVEMDDAFSTGSSLMPQKKNPDAAELVRGKSGRVVGDLVSLLVTMKGLPMSYNRDQQEDKEPVFDAVTTARDCLKILAATMESMRVNRETMERAAADPMLLATDLADYLVEKGVPFREAHHIVGQIVVRSTETGTPLSELRSEALQEFHPALDMDPENFFSVGRSLDARSAFGGPARERVEAAVDAARTEIEFVRSELRETRS
- a CDS encoding diaminopimelate epimerase; the encoded protein is MPFAKMHGAGNDFVVINCLAGDPVDDWETFAQRVLDRRFGVGGDQLLLVQPSDRADAFMGIRNADGSVAEMCANGIRAFFKYLRDRKLIETDRATVETLAGVVTPRWLGNDLIEVEMTPPILDPARIPTTLGGGNPLVDVPLEVDGQTLRVTPVSMGNPHCVVFVDDPEKAAVESLGPKLENHSAFPQRTNVEFVAVRSRDELEQRTWERGAGETLACGSGACATCVAGVLSGRTARDVKIRLRGGELRLHWPENDGPVWLTGPAAHVFDGEWTL